A DNA window from Aminipila luticellarii contains the following coding sequences:
- a CDS encoding 2-hydroxyacyl-CoA dehydratase, with product MKLGIDVGSTTVKVVLMNKNNDILFKRYERHMSNIFEKVTHLMEELYDQFGNEQVHMTITGSGGLALSQLLDIPFEQEVVACSKAVETIVPETDVAIELGGEDAKITFYGATVEQRMNGSCAGGTGAFIDQMAVLLNTDAGGLNEAAKSHKLIYPIAARCGVFAKTDIQPLINEGASISDLAASIFQAVVNQTISGLACGRPIKGHVAFLGGPLFFLSELRTRFIETLKLEPENIIFPEDSQYFVAIGAALTSQKYEAKNINDIFQALKNADSSALSETKHTNPLFKDFNEYSEFKQRHDKNKIKRKDIRKAKGKVFLGIDAGSTTTKAALIDSENNLLYSFYRNNEGKPLEATMAMLKELYSQLPENVQISNATATGYGEGLIRSAFKVDLGEIETIAHYKAADSFLPGVEFILDIGGQDMKCMKVRDGAIYNIMLNEACSSGCGSFIETYAKSVNMDVQNFAREALFAKAPVDLGTRCTVFMNSKVKQSQKEGATIGDISAGLSFSVIKNALYKVIKLRNTDEAGEKIVVQGGTFLNDAILRSIELILGKHVVRPDISGIMGAYGAALIAKERYVEGTESSILKPEDMELFTVMNSHARCKKCENQCLLTINKFNTGEKFVTGNRCDKGAGKEKDQDELPNMYEYKYKRLFSYEPTAEVYAKRGVVGIPRVLNMYENYPFWFAFFTSLGFRVILSPPSSKALYEQGMETISSDTACYPAKMVHGHIKWLVEQGIKWIFYPSINYEVNEDEGAPNHYNCPIVATYPEVIGNNMDELFEEESVTFTHPFLPYDNDLSLVNELYSVLKGLGISYAEVAKAVKKGRIENKRFKDDVKKQGANAIRYAKKNNKKCIILSGRPYHLDPEVNHGIDKLINSFDMVVLTEDSVTHLAKLNRPIRVLDQWVYHSRLYKAAVVASKDDDMELIQLNSFGCGLDAVTTDQVEEIMKSSNKMYTVLKIDEGSNLGAAKIRIRSLKAAIEERDKNNVKHTDGDSKFVRKFFTKEMRKDYTILVPQMSPIHFQFIAPAMEKCGYQVRLLPSVDKHAVDEGLRYINNDACYPTIVTLGQIISELKSGKYDLNKTAVFMSQTGGGCRASNYVSLLRKALIDLKMEQVPVISFNLVGLEKNSGFKLTVPMIKRILIGAVYGDTLMRVLYATRPYEKVPGSADQLYEKWSRIICKNMKNGSVVQYKHLIKQMVHEFDNLPLNDIEKPKIGVVGEILVKYHPTANNDIVKIIEDEGGEAVVLDLMDFFLYGMYSKEFNFKHLAGRYSTMVMNKVAIKFIEWVRQPARQALDESKRFTSPHFIEDTAKKAQQLISLGNQCGEGWLLTGEMLELIDSGVNNIACLQPFGCLPNHVTGKGMMKALRKYNAYANIVAIDYDPGASDVNQLNRIKLMMATAYKNMEKSDCNQEEKVV from the coding sequence ATGAAATTAGGTATTGATGTTGGCTCAACTACAGTGAAGGTTGTGCTCATGAATAAAAACAATGATATATTATTTAAAAGATACGAGCGGCACATGTCTAATATCTTCGAAAAAGTTACACATTTGATGGAAGAATTGTACGATCAATTTGGAAATGAACAGGTACATATGACCATTACAGGCTCGGGAGGGTTAGCCTTATCCCAGCTTTTAGATATTCCGTTCGAACAGGAAGTGGTGGCTTGCAGTAAAGCCGTGGAGACTATCGTTCCTGAAACCGATGTAGCGATTGAACTGGGCGGCGAAGACGCCAAGATCACGTTCTATGGTGCTACTGTTGAACAGCGGATGAATGGAAGCTGTGCAGGCGGAACCGGTGCGTTCATCGATCAGATGGCCGTCCTGCTCAACACGGACGCAGGGGGTCTGAATGAAGCGGCTAAAAGTCATAAGCTGATTTATCCGATTGCCGCCAGGTGCGGTGTTTTTGCCAAAACAGATATACAGCCGCTTATCAACGAGGGTGCCAGCATTTCAGATTTAGCAGCGTCTATCTTTCAGGCAGTGGTGAATCAGACGATCAGCGGACTGGCGTGCGGAAGACCGATCAAAGGTCATGTGGCGTTTTTAGGAGGCCCGCTTTTCTTCTTGTCGGAGCTGCGAACCCGATTTATAGAAACGTTGAAGCTGGAACCTGAAAATATTATTTTCCCTGAGGATTCACAATACTTTGTGGCCATAGGGGCAGCACTGACCTCTCAAAAATATGAAGCAAAAAATATAAATGACATTTTTCAAGCATTAAAAAATGCTGATTCTTCTGCACTGTCTGAGACAAAGCATACCAATCCTCTTTTCAAAGATTTCAATGAATACAGTGAATTTAAGCAGAGACACGACAAAAACAAAATCAAGCGTAAGGACATCAGAAAGGCCAAGGGGAAAGTCTTTTTAGGAATTGATGCCGGATCTACCACGACCAAGGCGGCTCTGATAGACTCCGAAAACAATCTATTGTATTCCTTTTACAGAAATAATGAAGGAAAACCTTTGGAAGCAACCATGGCCATGCTGAAAGAGCTGTACAGCCAGCTTCCGGAAAATGTGCAGATTTCCAATGCTACCGCTACCGGTTACGGCGAAGGACTGATCCGTTCCGCCTTTAAAGTAGATCTGGGTGAAATTGAAACCATTGCCCATTATAAAGCGGCGGATTCCTTTTTACCGGGGGTGGAATTTATTTTGGACATCGGCGGACAGGATATGAAATGCATGAAGGTAAGAGACGGCGCCATTTATAATATCATGCTCAATGAAGCGTGCTCTTCCGGCTGCGGTTCGTTTATCGAAACCTATGCAAAATCTGTGAATATGGATGTACAAAACTTTGCAAGGGAGGCTCTTTTTGCAAAAGCACCGGTAGATTTAGGAACCAGATGTACTGTTTTTATGAATTCCAAGGTAAAGCAGTCTCAGAAGGAAGGAGCGACCATCGGAGATATTTCTGCAGGCCTTTCTTTCTCCGTGATTAAAAATGCTCTGTATAAAGTAATTAAGCTTAGGAACACAGATGAAGCCGGGGAGAAGATCGTCGTGCAGGGCGGAACCTTCCTGAATGACGCAATCCTTCGAAGTATAGAGCTTATTTTGGGAAAACATGTCGTAAGGCCGGATATCTCCGGGATCATGGGTGCGTATGGAGCCGCATTGATTGCGAAGGAACGTTATGTGGAAGGAACGGAATCCTCTATTTTAAAACCGGAGGATATGGAACTGTTTACGGTAATGAATTCTCATGCAAGATGTAAAAAATGCGAAAACCAGTGCTTACTGACGATTAATAAATTTAACACCGGCGAAAAGTTCGTAACCGGTAACAGGTGTGATAAGGGGGCAGGGAAGGAAAAGGACCAGGATGAGCTTCCAAATATGTATGAATATAAGTATAAAAGGCTTTTCTCCTATGAACCGACTGCGGAAGTATATGCAAAACGCGGCGTGGTGGGTATACCGAGAGTGCTTAACATGTATGAAAATTATCCATTCTGGTTTGCTTTTTTCACAAGTTTGGGCTTTAGAGTGATCCTTTCTCCGCCGTCTTCAAAGGCTTTGTATGAGCAGGGAATGGAGACCATTTCTTCTGATACGGCCTGCTATCCGGCAAAGATGGTTCACGGTCACATCAAGTGGTTAGTGGAGCAGGGAATCAAATGGATTTTTTATCCGAGCATCAATTATGAGGTGAATGAGGATGAAGGTGCACCGAATCACTATAATTGTCCGATCGTTGCCACCTATCCGGAGGTCATAGGCAATAATATGGATGAACTCTTTGAAGAAGAGAGTGTTACGTTTACGCATCCATTTTTACCTTATGACAATGACCTCAGCTTAGTTAATGAACTTTACAGCGTTCTCAAAGGTTTAGGAATTTCCTATGCCGAAGTGGCAAAAGCTGTTAAAAAGGGCCGAATAGAAAACAAGCGGTTCAAGGATGATGTAAAAAAACAGGGAGCAAATGCAATCCGGTATGCAAAGAAAAACAACAAGAAATGCATTATATTATCCGGCAGACCATACCACTTAGATCCGGAAGTAAACCATGGAATAGACAAATTGATCAATTCTTTTGATATGGTGGTATTAACAGAGGACTCTGTGACACATTTGGCAAAGCTGAATCGGCCTATCCGCGTGCTGGATCAGTGGGTATACCACTCAAGGCTGTATAAGGCTGCAGTAGTGGCCAGCAAGGATGATGATATGGAACTGATCCAATTAAATTCTTTCGGATGCGGACTGGATGCTGTGACGACGGATCAGGTAGAAGAGATCATGAAAAGCAGCAATAAAATGTATACGGTTTTGAAAATTGATGAAGGCTCTAATTTAGGAGCGGCTAAAATACGAATCCGCTCGCTGAAAGCAGCCATCGAAGAACGGGATAAAAATAATGTCAAACATACCGACGGGGACAGTAAGTTCGTGCGAAAATTCTTTACAAAGGAAATGAGGAAGGATTATACCATTTTGGTTCCTCAAATGTCGCCAATCCATTTCCAATTTATTGCACCGGCCATGGAAAAGTGCGGATATCAGGTTCGACTGCTTCCTTCGGTGGATAAGCATGCGGTGGATGAAGGACTGAGATATATTAATAATGATGCCTGCTATCCGACGATTGTAACGCTGGGTCAGATTATCTCCGAATTGAAATCCGGTAAGTATGATTTAAATAAAACAGCGGTGTTCATGTCCCAGACAGGCGGAGGCTGCCGTGCCAGCAACTATGTATCCTTGCTGCGTAAAGCTTTAATTGATTTAAAAATGGAGCAAGTTCCAGTGATCTCCTTTAATCTGGTAGGACTGGAGAAAAATAGCGGCTTTAAGCTTACTGTACCGATGATAAAAAGGATTCTCATAGGAGCTGTGTATGGAGACACGTTAATGCGTGTACTGTATGCAACCAGACCGTATGAAAAGGTGCCCGGATCAGCAGATCAGCTTTATGAAAAATGGTCTCGGATCATCTGCAAAAATATGAAAAACGGCAGTGTTGTGCAGTATAAGCATCTGATCAAACAAATGGTTCACGAGTTTGATAATCTACCGCTCAACGACATTGAAAAGCCTAAAATAGGTGTAGTGGGAGAAATTTTGGTTAAATATCACCCAACCGCAAATAATGATATTGTAAAAATCATTGAAGATGAAGGCGGAGAAGCAGTGGTCTTGGATCTGATGGATTTCTTCCTATATGGAATGTATAGCAAGGAGTTTAATTTTAAACATTTAGCAGGGCGATACAGCACGATGGTGATGAATAAGGTGGCTATCAAATTCATCGAATGGGTCAGACAGCCTGCAAGGCAGGCTCTCGATGAAAGTAAACGGTTCACCAGCCCGCACTTTATCGAGGATACCGCAAAGAAGGCCCAGCAGTTGATTTCTTTAGGAAATCAGTGCGGAGAAGGATGGCTTCTTACCGGTGAAATGCTGGAGCTTATCGACAGCGGTGTGAATAATATTGCTTGTCTGCAGCCCTTCGGATGCCTTCCGAACCATGTGACCGGAAAAGGAATGATGAAAGCGCTGAGAAAGTATAATGCCTATGCAAATATTGTTGCTATCGATTATGATCCGGGAGCCAGCGATGTGAACCAGCTTAACAGAATTAAATTGATGATGGCTACTGCTTATAAAAACATGGAAAAGTCAGATTGCAATCAAGAAGAAAAAGTAGTATAA
- a CDS encoding MATE family efflux transporter, which yields MTEENKMGTMPIGKLMMGMAWPAMFSMMIQALYNVIDSIFVSRISEESLTAVTLVYPIQMLLISVAVGTGVGVNSLIARRLGAKRFEEADQAASHGFRIAFINWAVFAVLGLLLARKYVSAYSDSAYIVENGSIFLMITMAFSLFVFVEVNTEKVLQATGSMLLPMLCSLSGAIINIALDPFLILGACGFPRMGVVGAAIATTIGQFISMCLGLTLLFGRKHQVTVKLKGFKFDWSTVKDIYNVGFPAMLMQSIGSVMLFFINGLLAFSGTAVAVLGTYFRLQSFIFMPVFGLNQGALPIMGYNYGARNKERLMQAYKFGIAVAAIIMTLGTILFLTFPKQLLGMFDASENMLEIGVPALRTICLCFIPAAFGILTSTIFQATGHGMLSMWQALIRQLIGIVPLAWLLLKMGGLTLVWWAWPLAEILGLLYSVIFVKKLYKNEIAFLGREDEK from the coding sequence ATGACAGAAGAAAATAAAATGGGCACGATGCCAATTGGAAAGCTGATGATGGGTATGGCATGGCCCGCCATGTTTTCCATGATGATTCAGGCATTATATAATGTAATAGACAGTATTTTTGTGTCCAGAATAAGCGAGGAATCTCTGACAGCCGTTACACTGGTATATCCCATACAGATGCTGCTTATTTCCGTAGCGGTAGGTACCGGGGTAGGGGTGAATTCTCTGATTGCGAGAAGATTGGGTGCAAAACGGTTTGAAGAAGCGGATCAGGCCGCCAGTCATGGTTTTCGGATTGCCTTTATAAACTGGGCGGTCTTCGCCGTATTGGGACTGCTTTTGGCAAGAAAATATGTATCGGCTTATTCGGATTCTGCGTATATCGTAGAAAATGGTTCGATATTTCTGATGATTACCATGGCGTTTTCCCTGTTTGTATTTGTAGAGGTAAACACAGAAAAGGTATTGCAGGCGACGGGAAGTATGCTGCTGCCTATGCTATGCAGTCTGTCCGGAGCCATCATCAATATCGCACTGGATCCATTTCTGATATTGGGAGCCTGTGGGTTCCCCAGAATGGGCGTAGTCGGTGCGGCGATTGCGACTACTATCGGACAATTTATATCCATGTGTCTGGGATTGACGCTGTTATTTGGCCGTAAGCACCAGGTTACCGTTAAGCTAAAAGGCTTTAAATTCGATTGGAGTACCGTTAAGGACATATATAATGTAGGCTTTCCGGCCATGCTCATGCAGTCCATCGGTTCTGTGATGCTTTTCTTCATCAACGGGCTTTTAGCCTTTTCCGGAACCGCTGTTGCTGTACTCGGAACCTATTTCAGATTGCAGTCCTTCATTTTTATGCCGGTCTTTGGATTGAACCAGGGGGCTCTGCCCATCATGGGGTACAATTATGGAGCGCGCAACAAGGAAAGGCTTATGCAGGCCTACAAATTCGGTATTGCGGTTGCAGCTATCATCATGACGTTGGGAACTATTCTATTTTTGACGTTCCCGAAGCAGCTTTTAGGGATGTTTGACGCATCGGAGAATATGTTAGAAATAGGTGTACCGGCACTTCGCACCATTTGTTTATGTTTTATACCGGCCGCCTTTGGCATTTTGACCTCCACCATATTTCAGGCTACAGGGCATGGAATGCTGAGCATGTGGCAGGCTTTGATCCGGCAGTTGATTGGAATTGTGCCGCTTGCATGGCTGCTATTGAAAATGGGAGGTCTGACTCTGGTTTGGTGGGCATGGCCATTGGCAGAGATATTAGGACTGCTATATTCTGTAATATTTGTTAAAAAATTATACAAAAATGAAATTGCCTTCTTAGGGCGTGAAGATGAAAAGTAG
- a CDS encoding Nif3-like dinuclear metal center hexameric protein produces MAISKLELIHALKKIAPAELAEPWDNSGMQIDLAQDEVKKILVSLEITKEVVQEAVTLGADLIVTHHPLYFSPLKRIDYKNIIGNYTVELIKNGISVYSAHTNFDKADRGNNFYLAKLLGLENLNSFEPFGKEFIGLFGDVSEKKPLKELVKEVECRLNLSPKELQVVGEPDQEISRIGLCTGAGAEMLDIASRTGCELFITGDVKYHDAMRAKETGMNVIDAGHYGTEKIFVRNMAEQLKELLKGQAEIFESQVNINPFDFL; encoded by the coding sequence ATGGCTATTTCAAAATTGGAACTGATCCATGCACTGAAAAAAATAGCACCGGCAGAATTGGCGGAGCCCTGGGATAACTCCGGGATGCAGATCGATCTTGCTCAAGATGAGGTGAAGAAAATCCTCGTATCCCTTGAAATTACTAAGGAGGTCGTACAAGAGGCGGTTACTCTTGGCGCAGATCTGATCGTTACACATCATCCCCTTTATTTTTCTCCCTTAAAGAGAATTGACTATAAAAATATTATCGGAAACTATACGGTAGAGCTTATAAAAAATGGAATTTCTGTTTATTCTGCCCATACGAATTTTGATAAGGCTGACCGGGGTAACAATTTTTATCTGGCAAAGCTGCTGGGTTTGGAGAACTTAAACTCCTTTGAACCGTTCGGTAAAGAATTTATTGGATTGTTCGGGGATGTTTCAGAGAAAAAGCCTTTGAAGGAGCTGGTAAAGGAAGTGGAATGCCGGTTGAATTTAAGCCCAAAGGAGCTTCAGGTCGTCGGCGAGCCGGATCAAGAAATCAGCAGGATCGGACTTTGTACCGGTGCCGGAGCCGAGATGCTGGATATCGCGTCGCGAACCGGATGCGAGCTCTTTATAACAGGGGATGTGAAATACCATGACGCGATGAGAGCAAAAGAGACCGGAATGAACGTGATAGATGCGGGGCATTACGGAACCGAAAAAATATTTGTAAGGAATATGGCGGAACAGCTGAAAGAGCTGTTAAAGGGTCAGGCTGAAATTTTTGAATCTCAAGTCAATATAAATCCGTTTGACTTTTTATAA